A part of Aquaspirillum sp. LM1 genomic DNA contains:
- the rpe gene encoding ribulose-phosphate 3-epimerase — protein MRTFRIAPSILSANFACLGQEVTDVLAAGADIVHFDVMDNHYVPNLTIGPLVCEAIRPLTTAPIDVHLMVKPVDALVPMFAKAGANLITFHPEGSEHVDRTLALIRDCGCKAGLVFNPATSLTWLDHVMDKLDMILIMSVNPGFGGQSFIPQALNKLRDARQRIDAHHARTGQEIWLEVDGGVKVDNIAEIAAAGADTFVAGSAIYGTDDYAATIARMRAELAKVG, from the coding sequence ATGCGCACATTCCGTATTGCCCCGAGTATTTTGTCCGCCAATTTTGCCTGCCTGGGCCAGGAAGTCACCGATGTGCTGGCCGCTGGGGCCGATATTGTGCACTTTGACGTGATGGACAACCACTATGTGCCCAACCTGACCATTGGCCCGCTGGTGTGCGAAGCCATTCGTCCGCTGACCACCGCACCGATTGATGTGCACCTGATGGTCAAGCCGGTGGACGCGCTGGTGCCAATGTTCGCCAAGGCCGGAGCCAACCTGATTACCTTTCACCCGGAAGGCTCCGAGCATGTGGACCGCACCCTGGCGCTGATTCGCGACTGTGGCTGCAAGGCCGGCCTGGTGTTTAACCCGGCCACGTCGCTGACCTGGCTGGACCATGTGATGGACAAGCTGGACATGATCCTGATCATGTCGGTGAATCCGGGCTTTGGCGGCCAGTCGTTCATTCCGCAGGCACTGAACAAGCTGCGCGATGCCCGTCAGCGCATTGACGCACACCACGCCCGCACCGGGCAGGAAATCTGGCTGGAAGTGGATGGCGGGGTGAAGGTAGACAATATTGCCGAAATTGCCGCTGCCGGTGCCGACACCTTTGTGGCGGGCTCGGCCATTTATGGCACCGACGACTACGCCGCCACCATTGCCCGCATGCGTGCCGAACTGGCCAAGGTGGGCTGA
- a CDS encoding YdcF family protein, producing the protein MIERPNLWLAPLVGALTSPLGFSLLLLGLAWLLRQRRPQLAWGLVLGTLGVLYALATPWLAYQLQQVQELGQPISAAQLQQVDAIVVLGGGRRFAAADEGGEDTVSDSQLVRLRHAAVLARQSGKPVLVSGGSPEGGVSEAVLMRQSLQRDFAVPVRWEEPRSHNTAENARFSAEILQAAGMRRIALVTHSWHMPRALRSFNQYGLEVIPAPTGQSAPPFLLPQSLLPSAQALWSSSQVCREAVGNLAYQLFHWY; encoded by the coding sequence GTGATCGAACGCCCCAATCTGTGGTTAGCGCCGCTGGTCGGGGCGTTGACGTCTCCGCTGGGCTTCAGTCTGCTGTTGCTTGGGCTGGCCTGGCTGCTGCGTCAACGCCGACCCCAACTGGCCTGGGGGCTGGTGCTGGGCACGCTGGGCGTGCTGTATGCACTGGCCACGCCATGGCTGGCGTATCAGTTGCAGCAGGTGCAGGAACTGGGGCAGCCAATCAGTGCCGCCCAGTTGCAGCAGGTGGACGCCATTGTGGTGCTGGGTGGCGGGCGGCGTTTTGCTGCAGCTGACGAGGGCGGCGAAGACACCGTCAGCGACAGCCAGCTGGTGCGTCTGCGCCACGCCGCCGTGCTGGCCCGCCAGTCGGGCAAGCCGGTGCTGGTCAGCGGCGGCAGCCCGGAAGGCGGCGTGTCGGAAGCCGTGCTGATGCGCCAGTCGCTGCAGCGGGATTTTGCCGTGCCGGTGCGCTGGGAAGAACCGCGCTCGCACAATACCGCCGAAAACGCCCGCTTTAGCGCCGAGATTTTGCAAGCTGCCGGCATGCGCCGGATTGCTCTGGTGACCCACAGCTGGCACATGCCGCGTGCGCTGCGCAGCTTCAACCAGTACGGCCTTGAGGTCATCCCCGCCCCAACCGGGCAGAGTGCGCCGCCATTTTTGCTGCCGCAGAGCCTGCTGCCCAGCGCTCAGGCATTGTGGTCAAGCAGCCAGGTATGCCGTGAAGCCGTGGGCAACCTGGCTTACCAGCTGTTTCACTGGTATTGA
- a CDS encoding arginine N-succinyltransferase: MMIVRPVRTTDLPVLEQMAAASAAGVTGLTPQREYLFDRIQQSLAALESDIACQTEESYTFMLEVDGQVVGTAGLIASAGFTQPFYSYRNETLIHASAALGVNNKIHALTLCNDLTGVTQLCGFYLAPEHLGSAAADVLSRARLLFIASHPQRFSERLFDEMQGYTDSEGRYPFWEAIGKPFFKMEVEEVDRRIALGNKTFIAELMPTYPIYVPLLPDAAQQAMGQIHPDAEVPFAILTDEGFEADDYIDAIDGAPTLTAKTHWVRSIVHSKLARLCITDNRPAGTEPFLLSNLQTRQFRAGLADVLLHGDEAWVTLETAHALACEAGDQVRLVRFEGCAGGGFA, from the coding sequence ATGATGATTGTTCGACCAGTGCGAACGACAGATTTACCGGTGCTGGAGCAGATGGCCGCTGCCAGTGCTGCCGGAGTGACCGGGCTGACGCCGCAACGAGAATACCTGTTTGACCGCATTCAGCAATCGCTGGCCGCGCTGGAAAGCGATATTGCCTGCCAGACCGAAGAAAGCTACACCTTCATGCTGGAAGTGGATGGCCAGGTGGTGGGTACTGCAGGGCTGATTGCCTCTGCCGGGTTTACCCAGCCATTTTACAGCTACCGCAATGAAACCCTGATTCACGCTTCGGCTGCATTGGGGGTGAACAACAAGATCCACGCGCTGACCCTGTGCAATGATCTGACCGGCGTGACCCAGCTGTGTGGCTTCTATCTGGCACCGGAACACCTGGGTAGCGCAGCGGCCGATGTACTGTCGCGCGCGCGCCTGCTGTTCATCGCTTCGCACCCGCAGCGTTTTTCCGAGCGGCTATTCGATGAAATGCAGGGGTATACCGACAGTGAAGGGCGTTATCCGTTCTGGGAAGCGATTGGCAAACCGTTTTTCAAGATGGAAGTAGAAGAAGTTGATCGGCGCATTGCCTTGGGCAACAAAACCTTCATCGCCGAACTGATGCCCACCTATCCGATTTATGTGCCATTGTTGCCGGATGCTGCCCAGCAGGCCATGGGCCAGATTCATCCTGACGCCGAAGTGCCGTTTGCCATTCTTACCGACGAAGGTTTTGAAGCCGACGACTATATCGACGCCATCGATGGCGCACCCACCCTGACGGCCAAAACCCACTGGGTGCGCTCGATTGTGCATAGCAAGCTGGCCCGTTTGTGTATCACCGACAATCGTCCGGCAGGCACCGAGCCATTTTTGCTGAGTAACCTGCAAACCCGTCAGTTCCGCGCAGGCCTGGCCGATGTGCTGCTGCATGGCGATGAAGCCTGGGTGACGCTGGAGACTGCCCATGCCTTGGCTTGCGAAGCGGGTGATCAGGTACGTCTGGTGCGTTTTGAGGGCTGTGCAGGGGGAGGTTTCGCATGA
- the astA gene encoding arginine N-succinyltransferase, which translates to MMLIRMARPDDLDALVALARLADVGVTSLQADPVQLAERIERSQRSLRNELDRADQGYLFVLECSETGTLVGTCSIESALGLRSPWYNYRVGKVIHASPALNIYSSAETLFLSNDHTGSSEVCALFLHPDWRREHNGGLLSKCRFLFMAQHPERFASKVIAEMRGVSDEQGCSPFWEALGRHFFTVDFAQADHLTGVGHKSVVAELMPKYPVYLDLLPAHARAVVGEVHEKTRPALAMLQEEGFRYEGYVDIFDAGPTIEAYLHEIRAVRQSRLWTVSEQAAVDAVAGEPWLIATTGLNDFRMVLQTLDAPQGSLSLDEATAQLLGVRSGDVVRAVPLHPPQDLSQVLP; encoded by the coding sequence ATGATGCTGATTCGTATGGCCCGTCCGGACGATCTGGACGCCCTGGTGGCCCTGGCCCGGCTGGCGGATGTAGGGGTGACGTCGCTGCAGGCTGACCCGGTTCAACTGGCCGAGCGGATTGAACGCAGCCAGCGCTCGTTGCGCAATGAGCTGGATCGGGCGGATCAGGGCTATCTGTTTGTGCTTGAATGCAGTGAAACCGGCACCCTGGTCGGCACCTGCAGCATTGAATCGGCCCTTGGCCTGCGCTCGCCCTGGTACAACTACCGGGTGGGCAAGGTGATCCACGCCTCGCCGGCGCTCAATATCTACTCCAGCGCCGAAACCCTGTTTTTATCCAATGACCACACCGGCAGTTCGGAAGTATGCGCGTTGTTCCTGCATCCGGACTGGCGGCGCGAGCACAATGGCGGGCTGCTGTCCAAGTGCCGTTTTCTGTTCATGGCCCAGCATCCGGAGCGATTTGCCAGCAAGGTGATTGCTGAAATGCGTGGGGTGTCGGATGAGCAGGGGTGCTCTCCGTTCTGGGAAGCACTGGGTCGGCACTTTTTTACCGTTGATTTTGCTCAGGCCGATCATCTGACCGGGGTTGGACACAAGTCGGTGGTGGCCGAACTGATGCCAAAATATCCGGTGTATCTCGACCTGTTGCCGGCACACGCCCGTGCCGTGGTGGGTGAAGTTCATGAAAAAACCCGCCCAGCCTTGGCTATGCTGCAGGAAGAAGGTTTCCGCTACGAAGGCTATGTCGATATTTTTGATGCCGGGCCCACGATTGAAGCATACCTGCACGAAATTCGTGCAGTGCGGCAAAGTCGTTTGTGGACGGTAAGCGAACAGGCCGCAGTTGATGCTGTGGCTGGTGAGCCGTGGCTGATTGCCACCACAGGATTGAACGATTTTCGCATGGTGCTGCAGACACTGGATGCCCCGCAGGGCAGTTTGTCGCTCGATGAAGCCACCGCCCAGTTGTTGGGCGTGCGCAGTGGTGACGTGGTGCGGGCAGTGCCTTTGCACCCGCCACAAGACCTCAGTCAGGTTTTGCCCTGA
- a CDS encoding ABC transporter ATP-binding protein, translating to MSLLEVKNLKVSYGGIQAVKGIDLHIDQGELVTLIGANGAGKTTTLRTLVGMVKPAEGSIVYDGKATGKIPVYDFVRNGLVMVPEGRGVFGRLTVEENLRMGAYYRNDESAIRNEIDYVYELFPRLKERMVQLAGTLSGGEQQMVAMGRAMLSKPKLLLLDEPSMGLAPIIVQKIFEIVQMISKQGVTILLVEQNAKLALEISDRGYVMESGRITMSGPARELLDSDAVQKAYLGE from the coding sequence ATGAGCCTGTTAGAAGTCAAAAACCTCAAGGTGTCCTACGGTGGCATTCAGGCCGTCAAGGGCATTGACCTGCACATCGACCAGGGCGAACTGGTGACCCTGATTGGCGCCAACGGCGCTGGCAAGACCACCACCCTGCGTACGCTGGTGGGCATGGTCAAGCCGGCAGAAGGCAGCATTGTCTATGACGGCAAGGCCACTGGCAAAATTCCGGTGTACGACTTTGTCCGCAATGGTCTGGTGATGGTGCCGGAAGGCCGGGGCGTGTTTGGCCGGCTGACTGTCGAAGAAAACCTGCGCATGGGGGCCTACTACCGTAACGACGAAAGCGCCATTCGCAATGAAATCGACTACGTTTATGAGCTGTTTCCCCGGTTGAAGGAACGCATGGTCCAGCTGGCCGGCACCTTGTCCGGCGGCGAGCAGCAAATGGTGGCCATGGGCCGGGCGATGCTGTCCAAACCCAAGCTGCTGTTGCTGGATGAGCCGTCGATGGGTCTGGCACCGATTATCGTGCAAAAGATTTTTGAAATTGTGCAGATGATCTCCAAGCAGGGCGTCACCATCTTGCTGGTGGAACAGAACGCCAAGCTGGCGCTGGAAATTTCTGATCGGGGTTATGTGATGGAATCCGGACGCATCACCATGTCCGGCCCGGCCCGTGAGCTGCTGGACAGCGACGCGGTGCAAAAAGCCTACCTCGGCGAATAA
- a CDS encoding carboxyl transferase domain-containing protein, whose protein sequence is MPIIDSKLNPRAADFQANAAQMQRLVADLRDTVARNALGGGEGPRAKHVARGKLLPRERIDLLTDPGSPFLELSQLAAYGMYNNDAPGAGMISGIGRIAGTECMIVANDATVKGGTYYPMTVKKHLRAQDIARENQLPCVYLVDSGGAFLPLQDEVFPDRDHFGRIFYNQATLSAVGIPQIAVVMGSCTAGGAYVPAMADESIIVRNQGTIFLGGPPLVRAATGEVVTAEELGGADVHTRISGVADHYALNDAHALGLARQIVSHLNRQKPPGPLRRDSLPPRYAAEELYGVIPVDAKKPFDVREIIARLVDDSVLDEFKQNYGTTLVCGFAHLDGWPVGIIANNGILFSESALKGAHFVELCCQRGIPLVFLQNITGFMVGKKYENGGIARDGAKLVTAVACASVPKFTVLIGGSFGAGNYGMCGRAYSPRFLWMWPNSRISVMGGEQAAGVLAQVKREQLGEAFSAEDEEKLKAPVREQYERQGHPYYASARLWDDGVIDPAQTRDVLALGLSAAMNAPVEPTRFGVFRM, encoded by the coding sequence ATGCCGATTATTGATTCCAAGCTCAACCCGCGCGCAGCGGACTTTCAGGCCAATGCCGCGCAGATGCAGCGGCTGGTGGCCGACCTGCGCGACACCGTGGCACGCAATGCGCTGGGCGGCGGCGAAGGCCCGCGCGCCAAACATGTGGCGCGCGGCAAGCTGCTGCCGCGTGAACGCATCGACCTGCTGACTGACCCTGGCTCGCCATTTCTGGAACTGTCCCAGCTGGCGGCGTATGGCATGTACAACAACGATGCCCCCGGTGCCGGCATGATCAGCGGCATTGGCCGGATTGCCGGCACCGAATGCATGATTGTGGCCAATGATGCCACGGTCAAGGGCGGCACCTACTACCCGATGACGGTGAAAAAACACCTGCGCGCGCAGGACATCGCCCGGGAAAACCAGCTGCCCTGTGTCTATCTGGTGGACTCCGGTGGGGCATTTCTGCCGCTGCAGGACGAAGTGTTTCCCGATCGTGACCACTTTGGCCGCATTTTCTATAACCAGGCCACCCTCAGCGCGGTCGGGATTCCCCAAATTGCCGTGGTGATGGGCAGTTGCACCGCCGGCGGCGCTTATGTACCGGCCATGGCCGACGAATCCATCATTGTGCGCAATCAGGGCACCATCTTTCTGGGTGGCCCGCCGCTGGTGCGCGCTGCCACCGGCGAAGTGGTCACCGCCGAAGAACTGGGCGGTGCCGATGTGCATACCCGCATCTCTGGCGTGGCCGACCACTACGCGCTGAACGACGCCCACGCGCTGGGCCTGGCCCGGCAGATTGTCAGCCACCTGAACCGACAAAAGCCACCCGGCCCGCTGCGTCGCGACAGCCTGCCGCCACGCTACGCTGCCGAAGAACTGTACGGGGTGATTCCGGTGGACGCCAAAAAGCCGTTTGACGTGCGCGAGATCATCGCCCGGCTGGTGGACGACTCGGTGCTGGACGAATTCAAGCAGAATTACGGCACCACCCTGGTGTGCGGCTTTGCCCATCTGGATGGCTGGCCGGTGGGCATCATTGCCAACAATGGCATTTTGTTTTCCGAGTCGGCGCTCAAGGGTGCGCATTTTGTCGAGCTGTGCTGCCAGCGCGGCATTCCGCTGGTGTTCCTGCAAAATATCACCGGCTTCATGGTGGGCAAAAAATACGAAAACGGCGGCATTGCCCGTGACGGTGCCAAGCTGGTCACCGCCGTGGCCTGCGCCAGTGTGCCCAAGTTCACCGTGCTGATTGGCGGCAGCTTTGGCGCGGGCAACTACGGCATGTGTGGCCGCGCCTACAGCCCGCGCTTTTTGTGGATGTGGCCCAACAGCCGCATTTCGGTGATGGGCGGCGAACAGGCTGCTGGCGTGCTGGCCCAGGTCAAGCGCGAGCAGCTGGGCGAGGCATTCAGCGCCGAGGACGAAGAAAAGCTCAAGGCCCCGGTGCGCGAACAGTACGAACGTCAGGGCCACCCCTACTATGCCAGCGCCCGTTTATGGGACGATGGCGTCATTGATCCGGCGCAAACCCGCGACGTGCTTGCCCTGGGCCTGTCGGCGGCGATGAATGCGCCGGTGGAGCCCACACGCTTTGGCGTGTTCCGCATGTAG
- a CDS encoding isovaleryl-CoA dehydrogenase — protein MSYTSLHFALSEELDMLRDSVRHFAEQEIAPYAAEIDQSNQFPPALWRKLGEMGLLGITVEEEYGGANMGYLAHMIAMEEISRASASVALSYGAHSNLCVNQIRRNGTAAQKQQYLPKLISGEHVGALAMSEPNAGSDVVSMKLRAELRGDRYVLNGSKMWITNGGDADTLVVYAKTDPAAGARGMTAFIIEKTFKGFSAGAKLDKLGMRGSNTYPLFFDDCEVPAENVLGQVGEGVKVLMSGLDYERAVLAAGPLGIMQACMDITVPYLKERQQFGEPIGNFQLMQGKLADMYVSLSASRAYVYAVGQALDRGEGGRQVRKDAAGVILYAAERATQMALDTIQCLGGNGYINDYPAGRLLRDAKLYEIGAGTSEIRRWLIGRELMAEQG, from the coding sequence ATGTCGTATACCAGCCTGCATTTTGCCCTGAGTGAAGAACTGGACATGCTGCGTGACAGCGTGCGCCACTTTGCCGAACAGGAGATTGCCCCCTACGCGGCGGAGATTGACCAAAGTAACCAGTTTCCGCCGGCGCTATGGCGCAAGCTGGGCGAGATGGGCCTGCTGGGCATCACCGTGGAAGAAGAATACGGCGGGGCCAATATGGGTTATCTGGCACACATGATCGCCATGGAAGAAATCAGCCGGGCGTCGGCATCGGTGGCGCTGTCTTATGGCGCGCACTCCAATCTGTGCGTCAACCAGATTCGCCGCAACGGCACAGCGGCGCAAAAGCAGCAATACCTGCCCAAGCTGATTTCCGGCGAGCATGTCGGTGCGCTGGCCATGTCCGAGCCCAACGCTGGCTCAGATGTGGTCAGCATGAAGCTGCGCGCCGAACTGCGCGGCGACCGCTATGTGCTCAATGGCAGCAAGATGTGGATCACCAACGGTGGCGACGCCGATACGCTGGTGGTGTACGCCAAGACTGACCCAGCCGCCGGCGCACGCGGGATGACCGCCTTCATCATTGAAAAGACATTCAAGGGTTTTTCAGCCGGTGCCAAACTGGACAAACTGGGCATGCGCGGCTCCAACACCTACCCGCTGTTTTTTGACGATTGCGAAGTGCCGGCAGAAAACGTGCTCGGCCAGGTGGGGGAAGGAGTAAAGGTGCTGATGAGTGGCCTGGACTATGAACGCGCGGTGCTGGCCGCCGGCCCGCTGGGCATCATGCAGGCGTGCATGGACATCACCGTGCCTTATCTGAAAGAGCGCCAGCAGTTTGGCGAACCGATCGGCAACTTCCAGCTGATGCAGGGCAAGCTGGCTGATATGTACGTCAGCCTATCGGCCAGCCGCGCCTATGTGTACGCGGTAGGTCAGGCACTGGACCGGGGTGAAGGGGGCCGTCAGGTGCGCAAGGACGCCGCCGGGGTGATTCTGTACGCCGCCGAACGCGCCACCCAGATGGCGCTGGATACCATCCAGTGCCTGGGCGGCAATGGCTATATCAACGACTACCCAGCAGGTCGTCTGCTGCGCGACGCCAAGCTGTATGAAATTGGCGCGGGCACCAGCGAAATCCGCCGCTGGCTGATTGGCCGCGAACTGATGGCCGAACAAGGCTGA
- a CDS encoding ABC transporter ATP-binding protein, with the protein MPHNQSKRMIAFALSGIVLAVLPFIVGGTLGNSWVRTLDFALLYIMLALGLNIVVGFAGLLDLGYIAFYAVGAYTFALLNSPHLSVFMPWWFILPLGAILAAFFGIMLGTPVLRLRGDYLAIVTLGFGEIIRIFMNNLNAPVNITNGPQGINMIKPIEVAGFSFGKSVELFGHTYNSVYIYYYFFLFLALLTVLICYRLQHSRIGRAWVALREDDVAANAMGLNIRNIKLLAFAMGATFGGVAGGLFASFQGFVSPESFGLMESIMVLAMVVLGGMGNIPGVILGAVLLTITPEILRDVIGPLQMAAFGRMIIDPENARMLMFGLALIVVMLVRPEGLWPSKRRKAEFHDALDDDIPAVDSQAADGLKG; encoded by the coding sequence ATGCCACACAATCAATCTAAACGGATGATCGCCTTTGCCCTATCGGGCATCGTGCTGGCCGTGCTGCCCTTTATCGTGGGCGGCACCCTGGGAAACTCCTGGGTTCGGACACTGGACTTTGCCTTGCTCTACATCATGCTGGCATTGGGTCTGAACATCGTGGTTGGCTTTGCCGGCCTGCTTGACCTGGGTTACATCGCCTTTTATGCGGTTGGCGCGTACACCTTTGCCCTGCTGAACTCGCCGCATCTGAGCGTGTTCATGCCGTGGTGGTTCATCCTGCCGCTGGGTGCCATTCTGGCTGCGTTCTTTGGCATCATGCTGGGCACGCCCGTGCTGCGCCTGCGCGGCGACTATCTGGCCATCGTCACCCTGGGTTTTGGCGAAATCATCCGGATTTTCATGAACAACCTGAACGCGCCGGTGAACATCACCAACGGCCCGCAAGGGATCAACATGATCAAGCCGATTGAAGTTGCCGGGTTCTCGTTTGGCAAGTCGGTGGAGCTGTTTGGCCACACCTACAACAGTGTGTACATCTATTACTACTTCTTCCTGTTCCTGGCCTTGCTGACCGTGCTGATCTGCTACCGCCTGCAGCACTCGCGCATTGGTCGCGCCTGGGTGGCGCTGCGTGAAGACGACGTGGCTGCCAACGCCATGGGCCTGAACATCCGCAATATCAAGCTGCTGGCCTTTGCCATGGGTGCCACTTTTGGTGGCGTGGCTGGCGGTCTGTTTGCCAGCTTCCAGGGCTTTGTCTCGCCAGAATCGTTTGGCCTGATGGAATCGATCATGGTGCTGGCGATGGTGGTGCTGGGCGGCATGGGCAATATTCCTGGGGTGATCCTGGGTGCGGTGCTGCTGACCATCACCCCGGAAATCCTGCGCGATGTGATTGGTCCGCTGCAAATGGCCGCCTTTGGCCGGATGATTATTGATCCGGAAAATGCCCGCATGCTGATGTTCGGCCTGGCCCTGATTGTGGTCATGCTGGTGCGTCCGGAAGGCCTGTGGCCGTCCAAGCGTCGCAAGGCGGAATTCCACGATGCACTGGATGACGACATTCCTGCTGTCGATTCCCAGGCTGCCGACGGACTGAAGGGGTAA
- a CDS encoding branched-chain amino acid ABC transporter permease: MDIFLQQILNGLVLGSIYALIALGYTMVYGIMGLINFAHGEVVMFGAMITITIIGALTGMGLSLPGPVIVLLALMLAVPVCMLMGFAIERIAYRPLRNAPRLAPLITAIGLSIVLQNVAILIWGRNYIPFPPLLPHDPIDIMGASITDLQIFIVISAVVIMAGLLFMVEKTKLGRAMRATSQNPAVAGLMGVNVNSIISATFVLGAGLGAVAGVMVAANYDQAHSHMGFLIGLKAFTAAVLGGIGNLGGAVVGGILLGIIESLGAGYIGDLTGGFLGSHYQDIFAFAVLILVLVFRPSGLLGERLAERA; the protein is encoded by the coding sequence GTGGATATTTTTCTTCAACAAATCCTGAACGGGCTGGTGCTCGGCAGTATTTATGCGCTCATTGCGCTCGGGTATACCATGGTGTACGGCATCATGGGTCTGATCAACTTTGCTCACGGTGAAGTGGTGATGTTTGGTGCCATGATCACCATCACCATCATTGGCGCGCTGACCGGCATGGGTTTATCCCTGCCGGGGCCGGTGATCGTGCTGCTGGCGCTGATGCTGGCGGTGCCAGTGTGCATGTTGATGGGTTTTGCCATTGAGCGCATTGCCTACCGTCCGCTGCGCAATGCGCCGCGTCTGGCCCCGCTGATTACCGCGATTGGCCTGTCCATCGTGCTGCAGAACGTGGCCATCCTGATCTGGGGGCGTAACTACATCCCCTTCCCGCCGCTGTTGCCGCATGACCCGATCGACATCATGGGGGCCAGCATCACCGACCTGCAGATTTTCATCGTCATCTCGGCGGTGGTGATTATGGCCGGCCTGCTGTTCATGGTGGAAAAAACCAAGCTGGGCCGCGCCATGCGTGCCACCAGCCAGAATCCGGCAGTGGCCGGGCTGATGGGGGTGAATGTGAACAGCATCATCTCTGCCACCTTCGTGCTGGGTGCCGGTCTGGGCGCGGTGGCCGGGGTAATGGTGGCTGCCAATTACGATCAGGCTCACTCGCACATGGGTTTCCTGATTGGCCTGAAAGCCTTCACCGCCGCTGTGCTGGGCGGGATTGGCAACCTGGGCGGTGCCGTGGTGGGTGGGATTTTGCTGGGGATTATCGAATCGCTGGGGGCTGGTTACATCGGCGACCTGACCGGTGGCTTCCTGGGTAGCCACTACCAAGACATTTTTGCCTTCGCCGTGCTGATTCTGGTGCTGGTGTTCCGTCCGTCCGGCCTGCTGGGCGAACGTCTGGCCGAACGCGCCTGA
- a CDS encoding ABC transporter ATP-binding protein — protein sequence MADVLLKIEGIHKRFGGLHALNDVALTINKGEIYGLIGPNGAGKTTLFNVLTGLYQPDEGKFTFNGQDLFRQKPHIVVKAGIARTFQNIRLFGEMTALENVMVGRHVRTKAGALGAILRDRATMAEEQAIRQRARELLNYVGIANVANERARNLSYGHQRRLEIARALATDPMLLALDEPAAGMNPRETEDLQALMEKIRSSGVTLLLIEHDVKLMMTLCDRIAVLDYGKKIAEGVPQEVKSNPRVIEAYLGAAHA from the coding sequence ATGGCCGATGTATTGCTGAAAATTGAAGGGATTCACAAGCGCTTTGGCGGTTTGCATGCCCTCAACGATGTGGCGCTCACCATCAACAAAGGTGAAATCTACGGTCTGATCGGCCCCAATGGTGCCGGCAAGACCACGCTGTTCAACGTGCTGACCGGGCTGTACCAGCCGGATGAAGGCAAGTTCACCTTCAATGGCCAGGACTTGTTCCGCCAGAAGCCGCACATTGTGGTGAAGGCCGGGATTGCCCGCACCTTCCAGAACATCCGCCTGTTTGGCGAGATGACCGCGCTGGAAAACGTGATGGTGGGCCGCCATGTGCGTACCAAGGCTGGCGCGCTGGGCGCCATCCTGCGTGACCGCGCCACCATGGCCGAAGAACAGGCCATCCGCCAGCGTGCCCGTGAACTGCTCAACTACGTGGGCATCGCCAACGTGGCCAACGAGCGGGCGCGCAATCTGTCCTATGGCCATCAGCGCCGTCTGGAAATTGCCCGCGCGCTGGCAACCGATCCAATGCTGCTGGCGCTGGACGAACCGGCAGCCGGTATGAACCCGCGCGAAACCGAAGACCTGCAGGCCCTGATGGAAAAAATCCGCAGCAGCGGCGTGACCCTGCTGCTGATCGAACATGACGTCAAGCTGATGATGACCCTGTGTGACCGGATTGCCGTGCTGGATTACGGCAAGAAAATCGCCGAGGGCGTCCCGCAAGAAGTCAAGAGCAACCCCCGAGTCATCGAGGCCTACCTGGGAGCGGCACACGCATGA
- a CDS encoding MerR family DNA-binding transcriptional regulator gives MRHTYTITELAAEFTVTLRTIRFYEEQGMLSPQRQGRNRVYAARDRVRLKLILRGKRLGLSLAEISEIIDLYEVARDESSQAIKLLARLTDRKKQLIQQREDIEQVMHDIEQLEQYCHSVLQPPGLRADGG, from the coding sequence ATGCGCCACACCTACACCATTACCGAATTGGCCGCCGAGTTTACGGTCACCTTGCGCACCATCCGCTTTTACGAAGAACAGGGCATGCTGTCGCCGCAACGCCAGGGGCGCAACCGGGTGTATGCGGCGCGCGACCGGGTGCGGCTCAAGCTGATTCTGCGCGGCAAGCGCCTGGGGCTTTCGCTGGCAGAAATCTCTGAAATTATTGATTTATATGAAGTTGCTCGCGATGAATCATCCCAGGCCATCAAGCTACTGGCCCGCCTGACCGACCGCAAGAAACAGCTGATCCAACAGCGTGAAGACATTGAGCAGGTGATGCACGATATCGAACAGCTGGAACAATACTGCCACAGCGTGCTGCAGCCGCCGGGGCTGCGCGCCGATGGTGGATAA